One Streptomyces sp. L2 genomic window carries:
- a CDS encoding branched-chain amino acid ABC transporter substrate-binding protein — protein sequence MVILTSVLTTGALTLTACGSRDKDSKSGDSGNVTVTIGVDAPLTGQNSATGLGLQYGAQIAVDDANKNHTVPGVTFKIQALDDKAIPATGQSNASQFVAEKDVLGVIGPLNSGVATQMQQVFATANLVEISPANTAPELTQGKNWQTDPKRPFKTYFRTSTTDALQGAFAADYAYNGLKKKKAFVVDDKQTYGAGLSKIFTEQFAKQGGKVIGTDHVNVGDRDFSTLVTKIKNSGADILYYGGQYDESQVLTKQLKDAGAKIPLFGGDGMFTPTYIKTAGKDAEGDLATSIGVPVDTLPAAKDFVATYKAKKYPGDYGTYGTYSYDATTAIIKAVGQVVKDGKVPSDARSQIVDAVQKTSFDGISGKISFDQYGDTTNKQLTVYQVVKGEWKSVKSGVANPK from the coding sequence CTGGTGATTCTTACCTCCGTGCTGACCACCGGAGCTCTGACTCTCACCGCCTGCGGCTCCCGTGACAAGGACAGCAAGAGCGGCGACAGCGGCAACGTGACGGTCACGATCGGCGTCGACGCCCCCCTGACCGGCCAGAACTCGGCCACGGGCCTCGGCCTCCAGTACGGCGCGCAGATAGCCGTCGACGACGCCAACAAGAACCACACCGTCCCCGGCGTCACCTTCAAGATCCAGGCCCTGGACGACAAGGCCATCCCGGCCACCGGCCAGTCGAACGCCAGCCAGTTCGTCGCCGAGAAGGACGTCCTCGGCGTGATCGGCCCCCTCAACTCCGGTGTGGCCACGCAGATGCAGCAGGTCTTCGCCACGGCCAACCTGGTGGAGATCTCCCCGGCCAACACCGCCCCCGAGCTGACCCAGGGCAAGAACTGGCAGACGGACCCGAAGCGGCCGTTCAAGACGTACTTCCGTACGTCGACCACGGACGCCCTGCAGGGTGCCTTCGCCGCCGACTACGCCTACAACGGCCTCAAGAAGAAGAAGGCCTTCGTCGTCGACGACAAGCAGACCTACGGCGCGGGCCTCTCCAAGATCTTCACGGAGCAGTTCGCCAAGCAGGGCGGCAAGGTCATCGGCACCGACCACGTCAACGTCGGCGACCGTGACTTCTCCACCCTCGTCACCAAGATCAAGAACTCCGGCGCCGACATCCTGTACTACGGCGGCCAGTACGACGAGTCGCAGGTGCTGACCAAGCAGCTCAAGGACGCCGGCGCCAAGATCCCGCTGTTCGGCGGCGACGGCATGTTCACCCCGACCTACATCAAGACCGCCGGCAAGGACGCCGAAGGCGACCTCGCCACCTCGATCGGCGTCCCGGTCGACACCCTGCCCGCCGCCAAGGACTTCGTGGCCACCTACAAGGCCAAGAAGTACCCCGGTGACTACGGCACGTACGGCACGTACTCCTACGACGCCACCACCGCGATCATCAAGGCCGTCGGACAGGTCGTGAAGGACGGCAAGGTCCCCTCCGACGCCCGCTCCCAGATCGTGGACGCCGTCCAGAAGACCTCCTTCGACGGCATCTCCGGCAAGATCTCGTTCGACCAGTACGGCGACACGACGAACAAGCAGCTGACCGTCTACCAGGTCGTCAAGGGCGAGTGGAAGTCCGTCAAGAGCGGCGTCGCCAACCCGAAGTAG
- a CDS encoding hotdog fold thioesterase — protein MGEQQQVTFPQEVIDEYAALGVDLPALFSAGHLGTRMGVQIVEAAADRVVGTMPVEGNTQPYGLLHGGASAVLAETLGSVGSMLHGGSSKIAVGVDLNCTHHRGVRSGLVTGVATPVHRGRSTATYEIVISDEEGRRVCTARLTCLLRDLNASDGAQAGGNATS, from the coding sequence ATGGGTGAACAGCAGCAAGTGACGTTCCCGCAGGAGGTCATCGACGAGTACGCCGCGCTCGGCGTCGATCTCCCCGCCCTGTTCTCCGCCGGCCATCTCGGCACGCGGATGGGCGTGCAGATCGTGGAGGCCGCCGCGGACCGGGTCGTCGGCACGATGCCCGTCGAGGGCAACACCCAGCCCTACGGCCTGCTGCACGGCGGCGCCTCGGCCGTCCTCGCCGAGACCCTGGGCTCGGTCGGCTCCATGCTGCACGGCGGCAGCTCGAAGATCGCGGTCGGCGTGGACCTGAACTGCACGCACCACCGGGGCGTCCGCTCCGGCCTGGTGACCGGCGTGGCCACGCCCGTGCACCGGGGGCGGTCGACCGCGACGTACGAGATCGTGATCAGCGACGAGGAGGGCCGGCGCGTGTGCACCGCCCGGCTGACCTGCCTGCTGCGGGACCTCAACGCGTCGGACGGCGCCCAGGCCGGCGGAAACGCCACCTCCTGA
- a CDS encoding FdhF/YdeP family oxidoreductase: MATKPPKGDPVQDAPQVAEPQHAAAGLPAIGHTLRIARQQMGVKRTALTLLRVNQKDGFDCPGCAWPEPDHRHKAEFCENGAKAVAEEATLRRVTPEFFAAHPVADLATRSGYWLGQQGRLTHPMYLPEGGERYEPVTWERAFDIIAEEITALASPDEAVFYTSGRTGNEAAFLYQLFARELGTNNLPDCSNMCHESSGSALSETIGIGKGSVLLDDLYQADLIIVAGQNPGTNHPRMLSALEKAKANGAKIISVNPLPEAGLERFKNPQTPQGMLKGAALTDLFLQIRIGGDQALFRLLNKLVLDTEGAVDEEFVREHTHGYDEFVTAARTADWDETLAATGLTRAEIEQALRMVLASERTIVCWAMGLTQHKHSVPTIREVVNFLLLRGNIGRPGAGVCPVRGHSNVQGDRTMGIFERPAPAFLDALEKEFGFGPPREHGYDVVRAIRALRDGEAKVFFAMGGNFVSASPDTDVTEAAMRRARLTVHVSTKLNRSHAVTGARALILPTLGRTERDLQGSGEQFVTVEDSMGMVHASRGRLRPASPHLLSEPAIVCRLARRVLGEGSTVPWEEFEKDYATIRDRISRVVPGFEDFNTRVAHPGGFALPHAPRDERRFPTATGKANFTAAPVEYPELPEGRLLLQTLRSHDQYNTTIYGLDDRYRGITNGRRVVLVNPEDARALGIAEGSYVDLVSEWKDGVERRAPGFRVVHYPTARGCAAAYYPETNVLVPLDATADTSNTPASKSVVVRLEGRPGDRLEQSATD, translated from the coding sequence ATGGCGACGAAGCCGCCCAAGGGGGATCCGGTCCAGGACGCGCCGCAGGTCGCGGAGCCGCAGCACGCCGCGGCCGGGCTGCCCGCCATCGGGCACACCCTGCGCATCGCGAGGCAGCAGATGGGCGTGAAGCGCACCGCGCTGACCCTGCTGCGGGTGAACCAGAAGGACGGCTTCGACTGCCCCGGCTGCGCCTGGCCCGAGCCGGACCACCGGCACAAGGCCGAGTTCTGCGAGAACGGCGCGAAGGCGGTGGCCGAGGAGGCCACCCTGCGCCGGGTCACCCCCGAGTTCTTCGCCGCGCACCCCGTCGCCGACCTGGCCACCCGGAGCGGGTACTGGCTGGGCCAGCAGGGCCGGCTCACGCACCCCATGTACCTCCCCGAGGGCGGGGAGCGCTACGAGCCGGTGACCTGGGAGCGGGCCTTCGACATCATCGCCGAGGAGATCACGGCCCTCGCCTCGCCGGACGAGGCCGTGTTCTACACCTCCGGCCGCACCGGCAACGAGGCCGCGTTCCTGTACCAGCTGTTCGCGCGTGAGCTGGGCACCAACAACCTGCCGGACTGCTCGAACATGTGCCACGAGTCCTCGGGCTCCGCGCTCTCCGAGACCATCGGCATCGGCAAGGGCAGCGTCCTGCTGGACGACCTGTACCAGGCCGACCTGATCATCGTCGCGGGCCAGAACCCCGGCACCAACCACCCCCGGATGCTCTCCGCGCTGGAGAAGGCCAAGGCCAACGGCGCGAAGATCATCAGCGTCAACCCGCTGCCCGAGGCCGGCCTGGAGCGGTTCAAGAACCCGCAGACCCCGCAGGGCATGCTCAAGGGCGCCGCCCTCACCGACCTGTTCCTGCAGATCCGCATCGGCGGCGACCAGGCCCTCTTCCGCCTCCTGAACAAGCTGGTCCTGGACACGGAAGGCGCCGTCGACGAGGAGTTCGTCCGCGAACACACCCACGGCTACGACGAGTTCGTCACCGCCGCCCGCACCGCCGACTGGGACGAGACGCTGGCCGCGACGGGGCTCACGCGCGCGGAGATCGAGCAGGCGCTCCGGATGGTCCTCGCCTCCGAGCGGACCATCGTCTGCTGGGCCATGGGCCTCACCCAGCACAAGCACTCCGTCCCGACCATCCGCGAGGTCGTCAACTTCCTCCTGCTGCGCGGCAACATCGGCCGCCCCGGCGCGGGCGTGTGCCCGGTGCGCGGCCACTCGAACGTGCAGGGCGACCGCACCATGGGCATCTTCGAGCGGCCCGCGCCCGCCTTCCTGGACGCCCTGGAGAAGGAGTTCGGGTTCGGGCCCCCGCGCGAGCACGGCTACGACGTCGTGCGGGCCATCCGTGCGCTGCGCGACGGCGAGGCGAAGGTCTTCTTCGCCATGGGCGGCAACTTCGTCTCCGCCTCCCCCGACACCGACGTCACCGAGGCGGCCATGCGGCGCGCGCGGCTGACCGTGCACGTGTCGACCAAGCTGAACCGCTCGCACGCCGTCACGGGCGCGCGCGCCCTGATCCTGCCCACCCTCGGCCGGACCGAGCGGGATCTGCAGGGCAGCGGTGAGCAGTTCGTCACCGTCGAGGACTCCATGGGCATGGTGCACGCCTCCCGCGGCCGACTGCGGCCCGCGAGCCCGCACCTGCTGTCCGAGCCGGCGATCGTGTGCCGGCTGGCGCGCCGGGTGCTCGGCGAGGGCAGCACGGTGCCGTGGGAGGAGTTCGAGAAGGACTACGCGACCATCCGGGACCGGATCTCCCGCGTGGTCCCCGGCTTCGAGGACTTCAACACGCGCGTGGCCCACCCCGGCGGATTCGCGCTCCCCCACGCCCCGCGCGACGAGCGGCGCTTTCCGACGGCCACGGGCAAGGCCAACTTCACGGCCGCGCCGGTGGAGTACCCGGAACTGCCCGAGGGCCGGCTGCTGCTGCAGACCCTGCGTTCGCACGACCAGTACAACACCACGATCTACGGGCTCGACGACCGCTACCGGGGCATCACCAACGGCCGCCGGGTGGTGCTGGTCAACCCCGAGGACGCGCGGGCACTGGGGATCGCCGAGGGGTCGTACGTCGATCTGGTGAGCGAGTGGAAGGACGGCGTGGAGCGGCGGGCGCCCGGCTTCCGTGTCGTGCACTATCCGACGGCCCGCGGGTGCGCGGCGGCGTACTACCCCGAGACGAACGTGCTCGTCCCGCTGGACGCCACCGCCGACACCAGCAACACCCCGGCCAGCAAGTCCGTCGTGGTCCGCCTCGAAGGCCGTCCGGGAGACCGTCTGGAACAATCGGCGACCGACTGA
- the polA gene encoding DNA polymerase I, translated as MAETAPKQTDQTPGGSRPRLMLMDGHSLAYRAFFALPAENFTTATGQPTNAIYGFASMLANTLRDEAPTHFAVAFDVSRKTWRSERFTEYKANRSKTPDEFKGQVQLIGELLDAMGAQRFAVDGFEADDVIATLATQAEAAGFEVLIVTGDRDSFQLITDNITVLYPTKGVSELTRFTPEKVFEKYGLTPAQYPDFAALRGDPSDNLPGIPGVGEKTAAKWINQFGSFAELVERAEEVKGKAGQNLRDHLESVKLNRVLTELEREVELPRTVADLERAAYDRKAVALVLDTLEIRNPSLRERLFAVDPGAEEAEATPVVAEGVELDGTVLGTGELAPWLAEHGTGTLGVATVDTWALGTGSVAEVALAAAGGAAAWFDPAELDEADENAFSAWLADAGRPKVFHNAKGAMRVFAEHGWSIDGVGMDTALAAYLVKPGRRSFDLDALSLEYLHRELAPAAAADGQLAFGADDGAEAEALMIQARAVLDLGEAFGIRLQEVGAADLLRDVELPTSALLARLERAGIAADRAHLEAMEQMFAGAVQQAVKEAHAAAGHEFNLGSPKQLQEVLFGELALPKTKKTKTGYTTDADALAWLAGQTDNELPVIMLRHREQAKLRVTVEGLIKTIAGDGRIHTTFNQTVAATGRLSSTDPNLQNIPVRTDEGRAIRRGFVVGEGFESLMTADYSQIELRVMAHLSEDAGLIEAFTSGEDLHTTVASQVFSVERDAVDAEMRRKIKAMSYGLAYGLSAFGLSQQLNIEAAEARALMDTYFERFGGVRDYLRRAVDEARATGYTATLFGRRRYLPDLNSDNRQRREAAERMALNAPIQGTAADIVKIAMLNVDRALREADLKSRMLLQVHDEIVLEIAPGERASTEQIVRQEMSTAVQLRAPLDVSVGAGPDWESAAH; from the coding sequence GTGGCAGAGACAGCACCGAAGCAGACCGACCAGACCCCCGGCGGGTCCCGTCCCCGGCTGATGCTCATGGACGGGCACTCGCTGGCCTACCGCGCGTTCTTCGCGCTGCCCGCGGAGAACTTCACGACCGCGACGGGCCAGCCGACGAACGCGATCTACGGCTTCGCGTCGATGCTGGCCAACACCCTGCGTGACGAGGCGCCCACGCACTTCGCGGTGGCCTTCGACGTCTCCCGCAAGACCTGGCGCTCGGAGCGCTTCACCGAGTACAAGGCGAACCGGTCCAAGACCCCGGACGAGTTCAAGGGCCAGGTCCAGCTGATCGGTGAGCTGCTCGACGCGATGGGGGCCCAGCGCTTCGCGGTCGACGGCTTCGAGGCGGACGACGTCATCGCCACTCTCGCCACCCAGGCCGAGGCCGCCGGTTTCGAGGTGCTGATCGTCACCGGCGACCGCGACTCCTTCCAGCTGATCACCGACAACATCACGGTGCTGTACCCGACGAAGGGCGTCTCGGAGCTGACCCGGTTCACCCCGGAGAAGGTTTTCGAGAAGTACGGCTTGACGCCCGCCCAGTACCCGGACTTCGCGGCCCTGCGCGGCGACCCGTCCGACAACCTGCCGGGCATCCCCGGTGTCGGTGAGAAGACCGCCGCGAAGTGGATCAACCAGTTCGGTTCGTTCGCGGAGCTGGTCGAGCGCGCCGAGGAGGTCAAGGGCAAGGCCGGCCAGAACCTCCGTGACCACCTGGAGTCGGTCAAGCTCAACCGTGTGCTGACCGAGCTGGAGCGCGAGGTCGAGCTGCCGAGGACGGTCGCCGACCTGGAGCGCGCGGCGTACGACCGCAAGGCCGTCGCGCTGGTCCTGGACACCCTGGAGATCCGCAACCCGTCCCTGCGTGAGCGCCTCTTCGCCGTCGACCCCGGCGCCGAGGAGGCCGAGGCCACACCCGTTGTCGCGGAGGGTGTGGAGCTGGACGGCACGGTGCTCGGCACCGGCGAGCTGGCCCCCTGGCTGGCCGAGCACGGCACGGGGACGCTGGGCGTGGCCACCGTCGACACCTGGGCGCTGGGCACCGGCTCGGTCGCCGAGGTCGCGCTCGCCGCCGCCGGGGGAGCGGCCGCCTGGTTCGACCCCGCCGAGCTGGACGAGGCCGACGAGAACGCGTTCTCGGCCTGGCTGGCGGACGCCGGCCGGCCCAAGGTGTTCCACAACGCCAAGGGCGCGATGCGAGTCTTCGCCGAGCACGGCTGGAGCATCGACGGCGTCGGCATGGACACCGCGCTCGCCGCCTACCTGGTCAAGCCGGGCCGCCGCTCCTTCGATCTGGACGCGCTGTCCCTGGAGTACCTGCACCGCGAGCTGGCCCCCGCCGCCGCGGCCGACGGGCAGCTGGCCTTCGGAGCGGACGACGGCGCCGAGGCCGAGGCGCTGATGATCCAGGCCCGCGCCGTCCTCGACCTGGGCGAGGCCTTCGGCATCCGCCTTCAGGAAGTGGGCGCCGCCGACCTGCTGCGCGACGTGGAGCTGCCCACCTCCGCGCTGCTCGCCCGCCTGGAGCGTGCCGGTATCGCGGCCGACCGCGCCCACCTCGAAGCGATGGAACAGATGTTCGCGGGCGCGGTGCAGCAGGCCGTGAAGGAGGCGCACGCGGCCGCCGGGCACGAGTTCAACCTGGGCTCGCCCAAGCAGCTCCAGGAGGTCCTCTTCGGCGAGCTGGCCCTGCCGAAGACGAAAAAGACCAAGACGGGCTACACCACCGACGCGGACGCCCTGGCGTGGCTCGCCGGCCAGACGGACAACGAACTGCCGGTGATCATGCTCCGGCACCGCGAGCAGGCAAAGCTCCGCGTCACCGTCGAGGGCCTGATCAAGACCATCGCCGGAGACGGCCGTATCCACACCACCTTCAACCAGACGGTGGCCGCGACCGGCCGGCTCTCCTCCACCGACCCGAACCTGCAGAACATCCCGGTCCGCACGGACGAGGGCCGGGCCATCCGGCGCGGGTTCGTGGTCGGCGAGGGCTTCGAGTCGCTGATGACGGCCGACTACAGCCAGATCGAGCTGCGCGTGATGGCCCACCTCTCCGAGGACGCCGGCCTGATCGAGGCCTTCACCTCCGGGGAGGACCTGCACACCACGGTCGCCTCCCAGGTGTTCTCCGTCGAGCGGGACGCTGTGGACGCGGAGATGCGGCGCAAGATCAAGGCGATGTCGTACGGCCTGGCCTACGGCCTCTCCGCGTTCGGCCTCTCCCAGCAGCTGAACATCGAGGCGGCCGAGGCGCGTGCCCTGATGGACACCTACTTCGAGCGGTTCGGCGGGGTACGGGACTATCTGCGCCGCGCGGTCGACGAGGCGAGGGCGACCGGGTACACCGCCACCCTCTTCGGGCGCCGGCGCTACCTGCCCGACCTCAACAGCGACAACCGACAGCGTCGAGAGGCGGCCGAGCGCATGGCCCTGAACGCGCCGATCCAGGGCACGGCGGCCGACATCGTCAAGATCGCCATGCTCAACGTGGATCGCGCCCTCCGCGAGGCCGACCTCAAGTCCCGCATGCTCCTCCAGGTCCACGACGAAATCGTCCTGGAGATCGCCCCCGGCGAGCGCGCCTCCACCGAGCAGATCGTCCGCCAAGAAATGTCCACCGCAGTCCAACTCCGCGCCCCCCTCGACGTCTCAGTAGGCGCAGGCCCCGACTGGGAATCAGCAGCCCACTGA
- a CDS encoding DUF4184 family protein — MPFTLSHAAAVLPAVRRDGGGRGRLVASVLVAGSFAPDMTYYAASVVPGGMEFGSVTHSFAGVVSVDALISWALVGLWLLVREPLVALAPRARQGRPAALLRCGAPRARVRAGSVAWWYVSAVLGALTHVVWDAFTHHDRWGVRLVPALTRDRAGLPGFLWLQYGSSAVAAVVLAVFAVRALRRAPDGEPAGVPVLSVRDRWWAGAVVGGCALVAAVQRACRWWAYWGSTARPWDLVPTLCFGAGAGLVLGLLLYALGVRAWRPAPVPGGTPGSARGRTVVR, encoded by the coding sequence TTGCCGTTCACTCTCAGCCATGCGGCCGCCGTTCTGCCCGCGGTCCGGCGTGACGGCGGCGGGCGGGGCCGGCTGGTGGCCTCGGTCCTCGTCGCGGGTTCCTTCGCGCCCGACATGACGTACTACGCGGCGAGTGTCGTGCCCGGCGGGATGGAATTCGGCTCCGTCACCCACTCGTTCGCCGGTGTCGTGAGCGTGGACGCGCTCATCTCATGGGCTCTGGTGGGGCTCTGGCTGCTGGTGCGGGAGCCGTTGGTGGCGCTGGCGCCCCGGGCACGGCAGGGCCGGCCGGCCGCGCTGCTGCGCTGCGGGGCGCCACGCGCGCGCGTGCGGGCCGGGTCCGTGGCGTGGTGGTACGTCTCCGCCGTGCTCGGCGCGCTGACACACGTCGTGTGGGACGCGTTCACGCACCACGACCGCTGGGGCGTCCGGCTGGTCCCGGCCCTCACCCGGGACCGCGCGGGCCTGCCCGGCTTCCTCTGGCTGCAGTACGGCAGCTCGGCGGTGGCGGCGGTGGTGCTGGCCGTGTTCGCCGTACGGGCGCTGCGGCGGGCGCCCGACGGGGAGCCGGCCGGGGTGCCCGTGCTGTCCGTACGGGACCGGTGGTGGGCCGGTGCGGTGGTCGGCGGCTGCGCGCTGGTCGCTGCCGTGCAGCGGGCGTGCCGCTGGTGGGCGTACTGGGGTTCGACGGCCCGGCCGTGGGACCTGGTGCCCACCCTGTGCTTCGGGGCGGGCGCCGGGCTCGTGCTGGGGCTGCTGCTGTACGCCCTCGGGGTCAGGGCCTGGCGTCCGGCCCCGGTCCCGGGCGGGACCCCGGGTTCCGCGCGGGGGCGGACGGTCGTCCGCTGA
- a CDS encoding lytic transglycosylase domain-containing protein, with the protein MAAHFGRRLRKGAATTAVAAAAVAALSASQAPGATGEDHGRQAAAGAATSAPDTGADGNATGDSPYYTDLPPLNSPDPSPPAATGTPVSPGATEAGIPATVLDAYKRAATELRGSKRGCNLPWQLLAAIGKVESGQARGGRVDADGTTIGRILGPQLDGNGFALIKDTDHGEYDGNSSYDQAVGPMQFIPSTWRWAGRDGNGDGKKDPNNVYDAALAAGHYLCRNDWDLAREADLHSAILSYNGSQEYLNTVLTWLEYYRKGTHSVPDGTGGLPSHRSDTPAGDDPHTGTGKTPKTSPPSTKPPKKQTPRPHKPGGGTHSTDPAPPTPPAPPTPQTPTDTVDHLQDAGTTELTAMAGDAFTQRISTRAETKAGAAVGKVRVRFTITGDTDATFTGGETVATVTTDAKGVALAPALQAGEKTGDFTVHTAVVGRSVKGVDYTATVTARAADTLARTSDTPLTCTPGGEFAEQVQLKATYKGAIAHDVAATATLVKSTDDPAAEPVENDKGPYFQVKDPKDGSTKTVRTLTGLKTDDKGLLTLPKLYADDTAGTFLLRVTTTGGATLTVELTVAAADTGTGTGTDTSTGTGTDTGTGTGTSTSPSPDPSPSQKP; encoded by the coding sequence ATGGCGGCGCATTTCGGCAGGCGGCTGCGCAAGGGAGCGGCGACCACGGCCGTGGCCGCGGCAGCGGTCGCGGCACTGTCCGCGTCCCAGGCTCCGGGAGCGACGGGAGAGGACCACGGCAGACAGGCAGCGGCCGGCGCCGCCACCTCCGCGCCGGACACCGGTGCCGACGGCAACGCCACGGGCGACTCGCCGTACTACACGGACCTGCCGCCGCTGAACAGCCCCGACCCCAGCCCGCCCGCCGCAACCGGCACCCCCGTCTCCCCGGGGGCCACCGAGGCGGGCATACCGGCCACAGTCCTGGACGCCTACAAGAGGGCCGCGACCGAGCTGCGCGGCTCCAAGCGGGGCTGCAACCTGCCTTGGCAGCTGCTGGCCGCCATCGGCAAGGTCGAGTCGGGCCAGGCCCGCGGCGGCAGGGTCGACGCCGACGGCACGACGATCGGCCGCATCCTCGGCCCGCAGCTGGACGGCAACGGCTTCGCGCTCATCAAGGACACCGATCACGGCGAGTACGACGGCAACAGCTCCTACGACCAGGCCGTCGGCCCGATGCAGTTCATCCCCTCCACCTGGCGGTGGGCCGGCCGCGACGGCAACGGCGACGGCAAGAAGGACCCCAACAACGTCTACGACGCCGCCCTCGCCGCCGGCCACTACCTGTGCCGCAACGACTGGGACCTCGCCCGCGAGGCCGACCTGCACAGCGCGATCCTCAGCTACAACGGCTCGCAGGAGTACCTGAACACGGTCCTGACCTGGCTGGAGTACTACCGCAAGGGCACCCACTCCGTCCCCGACGGCACCGGCGGCCTGCCGTCCCACCGCAGCGACACCCCCGCGGGCGACGACCCGCACACCGGCACCGGGAAGACGCCGAAGACCTCCCCGCCGTCCACGAAGCCCCCGAAGAAGCAGACTCCGCGCCCGCACAAGCCGGGCGGCGGCACCCACTCGACCGATCCGGCCCCGCCCACTCCGCCCGCCCCGCCGACTCCGCAGACGCCCACCGACACCGTGGACCACCTCCAGGACGCGGGTACGACCGAGCTCACCGCGATGGCGGGCGACGCGTTCACCCAGAGGATCAGCACCCGGGCCGAGACGAAGGCCGGCGCGGCCGTCGGCAAGGTCAGGGTCCGGTTCACCATCACCGGTGACACCGACGCCACCTTCACCGGCGGCGAGACCGTGGCCACCGTCACCACCGACGCCAAGGGCGTGGCACTCGCGCCGGCGCTCCAGGCGGGCGAGAAGACCGGCGACTTCACCGTGCACACCGCCGTCGTGGGCCGCTCCGTCAAGGGAGTCGACTACACGGCCACCGTCACCGCGCGCGCGGCCGACACCCTGGCCCGCACCAGCGACACCCCGCTGACCTGTACCCCCGGCGGCGAGTTCGCCGAACAGGTCCAGCTGAAGGCGACGTACAAGGGCGCGATCGCGCACGACGTCGCGGCCACCGCAACCCTCGTCAAGTCCACCGACGACCCCGCCGCCGAGCCGGTCGAGAACGACAAGGGCCCCTACTTCCAGGTCAAGGACCCCAAGGACGGCAGCACCAAGACCGTACGCACCCTCACCGGCCTCAAGACGGACGACAAGGGCCTGCTCACCCTGCCGAAGCTGTACGCGGACGACACCGCCGGCACCTTCCTGCTCCGCGTCACCACCACCGGCGGGGCGACGCTCACCGTCGAACTGACGGTCGCGGCCGCCGACACGGGCACCGGCACCGGCACGGATACCAGCACCGGCACTGGTACCGACACGGGCACGGGCACGGGGACCTCCACCAGCCCGTCGCCGGACCCGAGCCCGTCCCAGAAGCCGTAA
- a CDS encoding SPW_0924 family protein gives MRALIAAATGLALAFALVLTITAVGTPTGRTSPRPLLTTVPAHP, from the coding sequence ATGCGCGCCCTGATCGCCGCCGCAACCGGTCTCGCCCTCGCGTTCGCCCTCGTCCTGACGATCACCGCCGTGGGCACGCCGACGGGCCGCACGTCCCCCAGGCCGCTGCTGACGACCGTGCCCGCACACCCCTAG
- a CDS encoding DUF3068 domain-containing protein, whose translation MRRTASLVLLACAVFCAALSPLMRWYAFPRLARIPANQYQDMVLEAKGATLLDYGTMRAKKVSEVTIVQTLKGDVAAAQRIERTAGRPVVVWDCLSYVQGPDGKMVSKVPERYIFDAHSQDPVHATGEMVDGDPVRRDGIEFKWPFLTQKRDYEYFDAQTRTTNPIHYKGTRTFRGLKVYYFEQTVPWTKVPLPKSMPVKGITPEAVAKTGTTRWYTTVRRFWVEPVTGAPVYGEELHKEELRGGTLLGGRDRVTAFAGDVKMRQDYIEHTVALVKHNRTLVLMLTSYLPWGLLSLGLLLLALSLWLEARGRRPEDPAPTETATPEPVSV comes from the coding sequence ATGCGCCGCACGGCAAGCCTGGTCCTGCTCGCCTGCGCCGTGTTCTGCGCGGCGCTGTCCCCGCTGATGCGCTGGTACGCCTTTCCGCGGCTGGCCAGGATCCCCGCGAACCAGTACCAGGACATGGTCCTGGAGGCCAAGGGGGCGACCCTCCTCGACTACGGCACCATGCGCGCGAAGAAGGTCTCCGAGGTCACCATCGTGCAGACCCTCAAGGGCGACGTGGCGGCCGCGCAGCGGATCGAGCGGACGGCGGGACGGCCGGTCGTCGTCTGGGACTGTCTGTCCTACGTCCAGGGCCCCGACGGCAAGATGGTCTCCAAGGTCCCCGAGCGCTACATCTTCGACGCGCACAGCCAGGACCCCGTCCACGCCACCGGCGAGATGGTCGACGGCGACCCCGTCAGACGGGACGGCATCGAGTTCAAGTGGCCCTTCCTGACCCAGAAGCGGGACTACGAGTACTTCGACGCGCAGACCCGCACCACCAACCCCATCCACTACAAGGGGACGCGCACCTTCCGGGGCCTGAAGGTCTACTACTTCGAGCAGACCGTCCCGTGGACCAAGGTGCCCCTCCCGAAGAGCATGCCCGTCAAGGGCATCACCCCGGAGGCGGTGGCCAAGACCGGCACCACCCGCTGGTACACCACCGTCCGCAGGTTCTGGGTCGAACCGGTCACCGGGGCACCCGTCTACGGCGAGGAGCTCCACAAGGAGGAGCTGCGCGGCGGCACCCTGCTCGGCGGACGCGACAGGGTCACCGCGTTCGCGGGGGACGTGAAGATGCGCCAGGACTACATCGAGCACACGGTCGCCCTCGTCAAGCACAACCGCACACTCGTCCTGATGCTCACCTCGTACCTGCCGTGGGGTCTGCTCTCCCTCGGTCTGCTGCTCCTCGCCCTCTCCCTCTGGCTGGAGGCACGTGGGCGCCGCCCGGAGGACCCGGCGCCCACGGAGACTGCGACGCCCGAACCGGTCAGCGTCTGA